The following proteins are co-located in the Dermochelys coriacea isolate rDerCor1 chromosome 4, rDerCor1.pri.v4, whole genome shotgun sequence genome:
- the LOC119854394 gene encoding uncharacterized protein ycf39-like, protein MKLSVLGATGQSGQFLISQALQQGHEVTALVRNVTKLTIQHKNLKVVEANIFSAELLSGHFQGQDAVISCLGFPFKIFSAISGYTDSMEAIVAAMRLAKVNRVITMTSWYTSPESGQNAPLMVRFLLLPLIRSVLTNMKQMENYLEKECSDLSWIVVRPPGLQNIPATDKEILTHEGYFVPDPNGYPVTNSVARGDVARFMLSLLNSNEWIKKGVAMCTN, encoded by the exons ATGAAGCTGTCGGTTCTTGGTGCAACAGGTCAATCTGGTCAGTTTCTGATCTCACAAGCGCTACAGCAAGGCCATGAAGTGACGGCACTTGTGCGGAATGTCACCAAACTGACTATTCAACATAAAAATCTGAAG GTGGTGGAAGCAAACATCTTTTCAGCAGAACTGTTGTCGGGACATTTTCAAGGTCAAGATGCTGTCATTTCCTGCTTGGGCTTCCCCTTCAAGATCTTCTCAGCAATTTCAGGATACACAGATTCAATGGAAGCTATAGTGGCTGCCATGCGGCTAGCCAAAGTGAACCGTGTAATAACCATGACATCATGGTACACTTCCC CTGAGTCTGGACAGAATGCTCCACTCATGGTGCGTTTTCTCCTCCTGCCACTCATCAGAAGTGTGCTTACCAACATGAAACAGATGGAAAACTACTTAGAGAAGGAGTGCAGTGACCTCAGCTGGATTGTAGTGAGGCCACCAGGACTTCAAAATATTCCAGCCACAG ACAAAGAAATCCTGACTCATGAAGGCTATTTTGTTCCTGATCCAAATGGTTACCCGGTAACCAACTCGGTGGCAAGAGGGGATGTAGCTCGCTTCATGCTGTCTCTCCTCAACAGTAACGAATGGATAAAAAAAGGAGTGGCAATGTGTACCAACTAG